One region of Streptomyces sp. CG4 genomic DNA includes:
- a CDS encoding MerR family transcriptional regulator codes for MRISELARQAGVTTKAVRYYESLGLIAPERLANGYRNYDEDDVRLVREIRTLHRLGIPVERTRPFLECLAAGRVYADDCPASLAGYREAIDELTERIEALSARRAVLITHLNAAAHRGSGVVAPEEKGTGVMDYLALPADLPVPEDDGAADHLPGTKVPGLTLRDTAGRAVRLDALGPRRTVVYVYPLTGRPGTDLPEGWNSIPGARGCTPESCGFRDHFRDLLEAGAGRVYGLSSQDTDYQREVVERLGLPFDMLSDPALDLAAALELPTFEVEGMRLFKRLTLVLHADVIEHVFYPVFPPNEHAQRVLTWLREHPL; via the coding sequence ATGAGGATCAGCGAGTTGGCGCGTCAAGCCGGCGTGACGACCAAAGCGGTGCGGTACTACGAGTCGCTGGGGCTGATCGCACCCGAGCGGCTCGCCAACGGCTACCGGAACTACGACGAGGACGACGTACGCCTCGTACGGGAGATCAGGACGCTGCACCGGCTGGGCATCCCCGTGGAGCGCACCCGGCCCTTCCTCGAGTGCCTGGCGGCCGGGCGCGTCTACGCGGACGACTGCCCCGCCTCGCTGGCCGGCTACCGCGAGGCCATCGACGAGCTGACCGAGCGCATCGAGGCCCTGAGTGCGCGCCGCGCGGTGCTGATCACCCACCTCAACGCCGCCGCCCACCGGGGCAGCGGCGTCGTAGCTCCCGAGGAGAAAGGCACAGGAGTCATGGACTATCTGGCACTGCCCGCGGACCTGCCGGTCCCCGAGGACGACGGCGCGGCGGACCATCTGCCGGGCACGAAGGTGCCGGGTCTCACCCTGCGCGACACGGCCGGGCGCGCCGTCCGCCTGGACGCGCTCGGCCCGCGGCGCACGGTCGTCTATGTCTACCCCCTCACCGGCCGGCCCGGCACCGACCTGCCGGAGGGCTGGAACTCCATTCCCGGCGCTCGTGGCTGCACTCCCGAGTCATGCGGTTTCCGCGACCACTTCCGGGACCTCCTCGAAGCCGGTGCCGGCCGTGTCTACGGGCTGTCCAGCCAGGACACCGACTATCAACGCGAGGTGGTGGAGCGCCTCGGTCTGCCCTTCGACATGCTCTCCGACCCCGCCCTCGACCTGGCCGCCGCGCTCGAGCTGCCCACGTTCGAGGTCGAAGGGATGCGGCTGTTCAAGCGGCTGACGCTCGTCCTCCACGCCGACGTGATCGAGCATGTCTTCTACCCGGTCTTCCCGCCGAACGAGCACGCCCAGCGGGTCCTGACCTGGCTGCGCGAGCACCCCCTGTAG
- a CDS encoding SDR family oxidoreductase — translation MTSQANLRDKKALVTGGSRGIGAATALRLAQEGADVSVTYVHGKEAAEEVVRAVEALGRRAVALRADAADAEEAVGAVSRAAEALGGLDILVNNAAVGLMQPLENLSLADVDHLIAVNVRGMFLAAQAAAALMAPGGRIITVGSCVTHHTPGPGATLYAMSKSAVVGLTKALARELGGRGITANIVHPGPTDTDMNPADGPFASDQAAMTALGRYGTAEEVAATVAHLAGPDAVYVTGAELSVDGGYAA, via the coding sequence ATGACTTCACAGGCAAACCTGAGGGACAAGAAGGCCCTCGTCACCGGTGGCAGCCGGGGCATCGGTGCGGCGACGGCGTTGCGCCTGGCGCAGGAGGGCGCAGACGTGTCCGTGACCTATGTGCACGGGAAGGAGGCTGCAGAGGAGGTGGTGCGGGCGGTGGAGGCACTGGGGCGGCGGGCGGTCGCGCTGCGCGCCGACGCCGCGGACGCCGAGGAAGCGGTGGGTGCGGTGAGCCGTGCGGCCGAGGCACTCGGGGGCCTGGACATCCTCGTGAACAACGCGGCCGTCGGACTGATGCAGCCCTTGGAGAACCTGTCGCTCGCCGACGTGGACCACCTGATCGCCGTGAACGTACGGGGGATGTTCCTGGCCGCCCAGGCCGCAGCGGCGCTGATGGCGCCCGGCGGACGGATCATCACCGTCGGCAGTTGCGTCACCCACCACACGCCGGGCCCCGGCGCCACGCTCTACGCGATGAGCAAGTCGGCGGTCGTCGGGCTGACGAAAGCTTTGGCCCGGGAGCTGGGCGGGCGCGGGATCACGGCGAACATCGTGCATCCGGGTCCGACCGACACCGACATGAACCCCGCGGACGGTCCCTTCGCGTCCGACCAGGCGGCCATGACCGCCCTGGGCCGCTACGGAACGGCCGAGGAGGTGGCAGCCACGGTGGCTCATCTCGCCGGACCGGACGCGGTGTATGTGACGGGTGCGGAACTTTCGGTGGACGGGGGGTACGCCGCATGA
- a CDS encoding YdeI family protein: protein MSGDAPNGADPVLAFAAQEAWEMWLEEHHADVRGVWLKIPKKDSGIDGVDYAGALESALCFGWIDGQKKKLDERYWLQRFTPRRPRSKWSKVNRQKATELAEQGRMRPAGLREVEKAKADGRWEAAYANQRTATVPDDLRAALDASPTAADFFAALDSRNRYAILYRIQDAKKPQTRAARIEKFVGMLAAHQKIYP, encoded by the coding sequence ATGTCAGGTGATGCACCGAACGGGGCCGATCCGGTTCTGGCCTTCGCCGCGCAGGAGGCGTGGGAGATGTGGCTGGAGGAGCATCATGCGGACGTGCGTGGTGTGTGGCTGAAGATCCCGAAGAAGGACTCCGGAATCGACGGCGTCGACTACGCCGGAGCGCTGGAGTCGGCGCTCTGCTTCGGCTGGATCGACGGGCAGAAGAAGAAGCTGGACGAGCGGTACTGGCTGCAGCGGTTCACCCCGCGTCGGCCGAGGAGCAAGTGGTCGAAGGTGAACCGGCAGAAGGCCACCGAACTCGCGGAGCAGGGCCGGATGCGACCGGCCGGCCTGCGGGAGGTGGAGAAGGCCAAGGCGGACGGGCGCTGGGAGGCGGCGTACGCCAATCAGCGCACGGCCACGGTCCCCGACGACCTCCGAGCGGCTCTCGACGCTTCTCCGACTGCGGCCGACTTCTTCGCCGCGCTCGACAGCCGCAACCGCTATGCGATCCTCTACCGGATCCAGGACGCCAAGAAGCCGCAGACCCGTGCGGCGCGGATCGAGAAGTTCGTCGGCATGCTCGCCGCGCACCAGAAGATCTACCCCTGA
- a CDS encoding MerR family transcriptional regulator, producing MTVIDSTPVHSSPVDSCTSAESARPRPDGQGRYTISEVAAFTGLRPHTLRWYEQIGLMAQVERSHTGQRRFDDRDLEWLDCVTKLRLTGMPVAEMVRYAEMVRRGPETYGERQRMLEQTRREVLARIAELHDTLTLLDSKIDFYAGAGQASEMA from the coding sequence ATGACGGTGATCGACAGCACCCCCGTGCACTCCTCGCCCGTGGACTCCTGTACGTCCGCCGAGTCGGCGCGGCCTCGGCCCGACGGCCAGGGCCGGTACACGATCAGTGAGGTCGCGGCGTTCACGGGACTCCGCCCGCACACGCTGCGCTGGTACGAGCAGATCGGCCTGATGGCACAGGTGGAGCGCTCGCACACCGGCCAACGGCGGTTCGACGACCGGGATCTGGAGTGGCTCGACTGTGTAACCAAGCTGCGGCTGACCGGTATGCCGGTCGCGGAGATGGTGCGCTACGCCGAGATGGTCCGCCGAGGGCCGGAGACCTACGGCGAACGGCAGCGGATGCTGGAGCAGACCCGGCGCGAAGTCCTCGCACGGATCGCGGAGTTGCACGACACCCTCACCCTGCTGGACAGCAAGATCGACTTCTACGCGGGCGCCGGCCAGGCGTCGGAAATGGCCTGA
- a CDS encoding aldo/keto reductase, whose amino-acid sequence MGNTIEQIRKVELGTGGPLVGVQGFGSMGISAAYGQTDDVAARDTLEATVEAGVTLIDTADMYGVGANEEFLAPFVAAHRDEITLATKFGIEYRADDPSYRAIRNDPGYIKTAVEASLRRLDVEVIDLYYMHRRDPGIPLAESVGAMAELVREGKVKHLGLSEVTGAELREAHAVHPIAAVQTEWSLFSRDVEHSVVGAAADLGVAFVPYSPLGRGFLTGSFSDADKELSASDFRKLLPRYTGDNAKANTALLAPVQEIAAERGATTAQIALAWLHQRAEVRGLTVVPIPGTRKRSRLLENAGATRITLSADELAVLEPIAGQVAGARYADMSLTSAARESDA is encoded by the coding sequence ATGGGCAACACCATCGAACAGATCCGCAAGGTCGAGCTGGGCACCGGCGGCCCCCTGGTCGGCGTCCAGGGCTTCGGCTCCATGGGCATCAGCGCCGCCTATGGGCAGACGGACGACGTCGCGGCCCGGGACACTCTGGAGGCAACGGTCGAGGCGGGTGTCACCCTGATCGACACAGCCGATATGTACGGCGTCGGCGCCAACGAGGAGTTCCTCGCGCCGTTCGTGGCCGCGCACCGCGACGAGATCACCCTGGCCACCAAGTTCGGCATCGAATACCGAGCGGACGACCCGAGCTACCGTGCCATCCGCAACGATCCCGGCTACATCAAGACGGCCGTCGAGGCGAGTCTGCGCCGTCTGGACGTCGAGGTCATCGACCTCTATTACATGCACCGCCGCGACCCCGGGATCCCGCTGGCCGAGTCGGTCGGCGCCATGGCCGAGCTGGTGCGGGAGGGCAAGGTCAAGCACCTCGGCCTGAGCGAGGTCACCGGTGCCGAACTGCGCGAGGCGCACGCCGTGCACCCCATCGCCGCCGTGCAGACGGAGTGGTCGCTGTTCAGCCGGGACGTGGAGCACAGTGTCGTGGGCGCGGCCGCCGACCTCGGTGTCGCGTTCGTACCGTACTCGCCGCTCGGCCGGGGGTTTCTGACCGGCTCCTTCTCCGACGCGGACAAGGAGCTGTCCGCAAGCGACTTCCGCAAGCTACTGCCGCGTTACACCGGTGACAACGCCAAGGCGAACACCGCGCTCCTCGCCCCGGTGCAAGAGATCGCGGCCGAGCGCGGGGCTACCACGGCGCAGATCGCACTGGCCTGGCTGCATCAGCGTGCCGAGGTGCGCGGTCTGACCGTGGTGCCGATCCCCGGGACCCGAAAGCGCAGCCGCCTGCTGGAGAACGCCGGGGCCACCCGGATCACGCTGAGCGCCGACGAGTTGGCCGTGCTGGAGCCTATCGCCGGGCAGGTGGCGGGCGCGCGCTATGCGGACATGTCTCTGACCTCCGCGGCCCGGGAGTCCGATGCATAG
- a CDS encoding phytoene desaturase family protein yields the protein MRWEGGPVHRHTRTHETDDATSHRLVHGHAEGHPMTSAVVVGGGPNGLAAAALLAKAGLHVTLLEAADEVGGGTRSHEALLPGLLHDHCSAIHPTAVTSPALRALGLEQHGLRWLTADIDCVHPLDDGSAGVLLRSVEDTARMLGPDGDRYRALFATPVRRWDALAREVMGPVLRIPAHPLLLARFGLPATLPATALARLFTTPQARALWAGVAAHAFRPLSRPFTSACGLGILTAGHAAGWAVAEGGSQAIARSMETVLRKHGGTLHTGVRVTDPRQLPPADVTLLDLDPGQVAALYGDRLPARVRRAYQRFRRAPAAFKLDLAVEGGVPWTNEHARRAGTVHLGGPLAEVVRVERDVVAGRMPERPFVLVGQQYLADPSRSVGDVHPVYTYAHVPHGYDADATEAILRQLERFAPGVRDRIVGRQATRPAAFATANPNFADGDIITGARTTPQLLLGPRPTFDPYSTGLPGVFLCSAATPPGPGAHGMCGAGAASAALRHLGVRAAV from the coding sequence ATCCGCTGGGAAGGCGGGCCTGTTCACCGGCACACTCGTACCCATGAGACGGATGACGCCACCTCGCACCGCCTTGTACACGGTCACGCCGAGGGGCACCCGATGACGTCCGCGGTGGTGGTCGGCGGTGGTCCCAACGGGCTCGCTGCCGCCGCCCTGCTCGCCAAGGCAGGACTGCACGTCACGCTCCTGGAAGCGGCGGACGAGGTCGGCGGCGGCACCCGCAGCCACGAAGCACTCCTGCCCGGACTCCTGCACGACCACTGCTCGGCCATCCATCCCACGGCCGTCACCTCGCCGGCACTGCGCGCTCTTGGCCTCGAACAACACGGCCTGCGCTGGCTGACGGCGGACATCGACTGCGTCCACCCGCTGGACGACGGCAGCGCCGGGGTACTGCTGCGTTCCGTCGAGGACACCGCGCGCATGCTCGGGCCCGACGGCGACCGGTATCGAGCCCTCTTCGCCACCCCGGTACGGCGCTGGGACGCGCTGGCGCGCGAGGTGATGGGCCCCGTGCTGCGGATCCCCGCGCACCCGCTGCTGCTCGCCCGCTTCGGGCTGCCGGCCACCCTTCCCGCCACCGCCCTCGCCCGTCTCTTCACCACCCCGCAGGCGCGAGCCCTGTGGGCGGGCGTCGCGGCGCACGCCTTCCGTCCGCTCTCGCGCCCGTTCACCTCGGCCTGCGGGCTCGGCATCCTCACCGCGGGACACGCCGCCGGCTGGGCCGTGGCCGAAGGCGGCTCACAGGCCATCGCCCGCAGCATGGAAACCGTGCTGCGCAAGCACGGCGGCACCCTTCACACTGGCGTCCGCGTCACCGACCCCCGGCAGCTCCCGCCCGCCGACGTCACCCTCCTCGACCTCGACCCCGGCCAGGTCGCCGCCCTCTACGGAGACCGGCTCCCGGCCCGGGTCCGCCGCGCCTACCAGCGCTTCCGCCGCGCGCCCGCCGCCTTCAAGCTCGACCTGGCCGTCGAAGGCGGCGTGCCCTGGACCAACGAGCACGCGCGACGAGCCGGCACGGTGCACCTCGGCGGCCCGCTGGCCGAGGTGGTCCGCGTGGAACGGGACGTCGTGGCCGGACGTATGCCCGAGCGGCCCTTCGTGCTGGTCGGCCAGCAGTATCTGGCCGACCCCTCCCGCTCGGTGGGCGACGTCCATCCCGTGTACACCTACGCCCACGTCCCGCACGGCTACGACGCGGACGCGACCGAGGCGATACTCCGTCAGCTGGAACGGTTCGCCCCGGGCGTCCGCGACCGCATCGTGGGCCGACAGGCGACCCGGCCCGCCGCGTTCGCCACCGCCAACCCCAACTTCGCCGACGGTGACATCATCACCGGCGCTCGGACGACACCTCAGCTCCTCCTGGGCCCCCGCCCGACCTTCGATCCGTACTCGACCGGTCTGCCCGGTGTGTTCCTGTGCTCGGCGGCGACCCCGCCCGGCCCTGGCGCGCACGGCATGTGCGGCGCCGGAGCCGCGTCCGCCGCGCTGCGCCACCTGGGGGTCCGAGCCGCCGTCTGA
- a CDS encoding ATP-dependent Clp protease ATP-binding subunit — MSMSFGAPFGSSDPFSELFNRFFGMSPASSPPAVQRVPIGRLLTESSQELLNLAAQRAVEDGTTDLDTEHLLWAATKVEPSRRLLAQVGVDPDTLAAEIAKILPRESGEPSAQPGLTPAAKRTLGAAYAQSQAAGVSYIGPEHILSALLGDSDTGAAKLLRAEGTDTRKLADLTEQAARADALPAERKQPATTLDEFGRDLTDEAKAGKLDPVVGRAEEIEQTIEILSRRAKNNPVLIGEPGVGKTAIVEGLAQRIVAGEVPDTLKDKRVVALDLSGMVAGAQYRGQFEERLKKVIEDVQAAKGRIILFIDELHTVVGAGATGEGAMDAGNMLKPALARGELHVVGATTIDEYRKYVEKDAALERRFQPVTVPEPTVEETVQILEGLRDSYEAHHQVRFDDAALAAAAEMSDRYITDRFLPDKAIDVMDQAGARVRLRSVGRSTEVVGREDRIAKLRRELEQAVSGEDFEKASELKREIAQVEGELAGIEERREGVVSVTAADIADVVSRRTGIPVAQLTASEKERLLKLEEEMHARIVGQDEAVTAVSQAVRRNRAGMGDPNRPVGSFLFLGPTGVGKTELAKTLAALLFGDEDRMIRFDMSEFQEKHTVARLVGAPPGYVGYEEAGQLTEKVRRRPYSVVLFDEVEKAHPDVFNTLLQILDDGRLTDAQGRTVDFRHCVIIMTSNIGAHRILDHKGDVSELKDELTEDLRTRFLPEFLNRIDDIIIFHGLTEDDLGEIVDHLLEQSKRRVHAQGMALEVTEAAKKLLIAHGHQPEFGARPLRRTIQAELDNRIATLLLSGEAGPGDTIVADVQHDSLHCTVRKNSSSGEPAQTGAATPER, encoded by the coding sequence ATGTCGATGTCGTTCGGTGCACCGTTCGGTTCGTCGGATCCCTTCAGCGAGTTGTTCAACCGGTTCTTCGGGATGTCCCCGGCGTCCTCGCCTCCCGCGGTGCAGCGGGTGCCGATCGGCCGGCTGCTGACGGAGTCGTCGCAGGAACTGCTGAACCTGGCCGCGCAGCGAGCGGTCGAGGACGGCACGACCGATCTGGACACCGAACATCTGCTGTGGGCGGCCACCAAGGTCGAGCCGTCCCGGAGGCTGCTTGCCCAGGTGGGCGTCGACCCCGACACGCTGGCGGCCGAGATCGCCAAGATCCTGCCGCGCGAGTCCGGAGAGCCGTCCGCGCAGCCGGGCCTCACCCCGGCGGCCAAGCGCACGCTCGGCGCCGCCTACGCCCAGTCGCAGGCCGCCGGTGTGTCGTACATCGGCCCCGAACACATCCTCAGCGCGCTGCTGGGTGACAGCGACACAGGTGCCGCCAAGCTGCTGCGTGCCGAGGGCACGGACACCCGGAAACTGGCGGACCTGACCGAACAGGCGGCCCGTGCCGACGCACTGCCCGCCGAGCGGAAGCAGCCGGCGACGACGCTGGACGAGTTCGGCCGGGACCTGACCGACGAAGCGAAGGCGGGCAAGCTCGACCCCGTGGTGGGGCGCGCCGAGGAGATCGAGCAGACCATCGAGATCCTCTCCCGGCGTGCCAAGAACAATCCCGTCCTCATCGGCGAACCCGGCGTCGGGAAGACCGCCATCGTGGAGGGGCTGGCCCAGCGGATCGTGGCGGGGGAGGTACCCGACACCCTCAAAGACAAGCGGGTCGTGGCGCTGGATCTGTCGGGGATGGTCGCGGGAGCGCAGTACCGCGGGCAGTTCGAGGAGCGGTTGAAGAAGGTCATCGAGGACGTCCAGGCCGCCAAGGGCCGGATCATCCTGTTCATCGACGAGTTGCACACGGTGGTGGGCGCGGGGGCGACGGGGGAGGGGGCGATGGACGCGGGCAACATGCTCAAGCCCGCACTCGCGCGCGGTGAGCTGCATGTGGTGGGGGCCACGACGATCGACGAGTACCGCAAGTACGTGGAGAAGGACGCGGCGTTGGAGCGCCGGTTCCAGCCGGTGACGGTGCCCGAGCCCACGGTGGAGGAGACCGTGCAGATCCTGGAGGGTCTGCGGGACTCGTACGAGGCACACCACCAGGTCCGCTTCGACGACGCGGCGCTGGCGGCCGCCGCCGAGATGTCCGACCGCTACATCACCGACCGTTTCCTGCCCGACAAGGCGATCGACGTGATGGACCAGGCCGGGGCGCGGGTGCGGTTGCGCAGCGTGGGCCGTTCCACGGAGGTGGTCGGTCGCGAGGACCGTATCGCCAAGCTCCGCCGTGAACTGGAACAGGCCGTGTCCGGGGAGGACTTCGAGAAGGCCTCGGAGCTGAAGCGGGAGATCGCGCAGGTGGAGGGGGAACTCGCCGGTATCGAGGAGCGCCGTGAGGGCGTGGTGTCGGTGACGGCGGCGGACATCGCCGATGTGGTCTCGCGCCGTACCGGGATCCCGGTGGCCCAGCTGACGGCGAGCGAGAAGGAGAGGCTGCTCAAGCTCGAGGAGGAGATGCACGCCCGGATCGTCGGCCAGGACGAGGCCGTGACCGCGGTGTCCCAGGCGGTGCGGCGGAACCGGGCGGGCATGGGCGACCCGAACCGGCCGGTGGGCTCCTTCCTCTTCCTCGGCCCCACGGGCGTGGGCAAGACCGAACTCGCCAAGACACTTGCCGCGTTGCTGTTCGGGGACGAGGACCGGATGATCCGGTTCGACATGAGCGAGTTCCAGGAGAAGCACACCGTCGCCCGGCTGGTGGGCGCCCCTCCCGGATACGTCGGCTACGAGGAAGCGGGCCAGCTGACGGAGAAGGTGCGCCGCCGGCCCTACAGCGTGGTGCTGTTCGACGAGGTGGAGAAGGCGCACCCGGACGTCTTCAACACGCTGCTGCAGATCCTGGACGACGGCCGGCTGACCGACGCCCAGGGCCGCACGGTCGACTTCCGGCACTGCGTGATCATCATGACCTCCAACATCGGGGCGCACCGGATCCTGGATCACAAGGGTGATGTGTCGGAGTTGAAGGACGAGTTGACGGAGGATCTGCGGACGAGGTTCCTGCCGGAGTTCCTCAACCGGATCGACGACATCATCATCTTCCACGGGCTGACCGAGGACGACCTCGGGGAGATCGTGGATCATCTGCTGGAGCAGAGCAAGCGCCGCGTCCACGCCCAGGGCATGGCGCTGGAGGTGACCGAGGCGGCGAAGAAGCTGCTGATCGCGCACGGTCATCAACCGGAGTTCGGTGCCCGGCCGCTGCGCCGCACGATCCAGGCGGAACTCGACAACCGTATCGCCACCCTCCTGCTCAGTGGCGAGGCCGGCCCCGGGGACACCATCGTCGCCGACGTCCAACACGACTCCCTGCACTGCACGGTGCGGAAGAACAGCAGCTCCGGCGAGCCCGCCCAGACCGGCGCCGCGACGCCGGAGCGGTGA
- a CDS encoding Dyp-type peroxidase: protein MVEPQPVIVPPARAAVFLVATIAAGGEDTVRDLLADVSALRRSVAFRAPAEELSCVVGIGSHAWDRLFSGPRPRRLHPFADLVGPRHRALGTPGDLLFHVRARRMDLCFELARLLGERLDGAATVVDEVHGFKFFDERDLLGFVDGSENPEGKAADDAVFIGDEDADFAGGSYVIVQKYLHDMTAWNALSAEEQDKVIGRTKLANIELPDDVKPADSHVALNTITDENGQERKIVRENMPFGAIGKGEFGTYFIGYARTPDVPEEMLRNMFLGRRPGLHDRILEFSVPVTGCLFHVPTVTFLDDLPTAPYGATTTTGQ, encoded by the coding sequence GTGGTGGAACCGCAGCCCGTCATCGTCCCGCCGGCCAGGGCAGCCGTGTTCCTCGTCGCCACCATCGCCGCAGGTGGCGAGGACACGGTGCGCGACCTGCTCGCGGACGTCTCGGCCCTGCGCCGTTCGGTGGCGTTCCGCGCGCCCGCCGAAGAACTCAGCTGTGTCGTCGGCATCGGATCACACGCGTGGGACCGCCTGTTCAGCGGCCCACGGCCACGGCGGCTGCACCCCTTCGCGGACCTGGTCGGCCCCCGCCACCGCGCCCTCGGCACACCGGGCGACCTCCTCTTCCACGTCCGCGCCCGCCGCATGGACCTCTGTTTCGAACTGGCCCGGCTGCTGGGCGAGCGACTCGACGGGGCGGCCACCGTGGTCGACGAGGTGCATGGTTTCAAGTTCTTCGACGAACGCGATCTGCTGGGCTTCGTGGACGGCAGCGAGAACCCGGAGGGAAAGGCCGCGGACGACGCCGTGTTCATCGGCGACGAGGACGCGGACTTCGCGGGCGGCAGCTATGTGATCGTGCAGAAGTACCTGCACGACATGACGGCGTGGAACGCCCTGTCCGCCGAGGAACAGGACAAGGTCATCGGGCGCACCAAACTGGCCAACATCGAACTCCCCGACGACGTGAAACCCGCCGATTCCCATGTCGCGCTCAACACCATCACCGACGAGAATGGCCAGGAACGCAAGATCGTGCGGGAGAACATGCCCTTCGGCGCCATCGGAAAGGGCGAGTTCGGCACCTATTTCATCGGTTATGCCCGCACCCCGGATGTGCCGGAGGAAATGCTGCGGAACATGTTCCTGGGTCGTCGTCCGGGCCTGCACGACCGGATTCTCGAATTCTCGGTGCCGGTCACGGGCTGTCTCTTCCACGTGCCCACCGTCACCTTTCTCGACGACCTGCCGACCGCTCCGTACGGCGCCACCACGACCACTGGGCAGTGA
- a CDS encoding molybdopterin molybdotransferase MoeA, which yields MTASRTADGTAPHEPQTEPGSLRPARAWERARSIARSCAGQPLPAVPRTLTDALGHALAEPLVALTDLPAFATAAMDGWAVAGPGPWRLAGAGVLAGQEPEPLGWDSAVPIATGAPVPEGATAVLRREHGAADTERAILYDRSPAPVPEGQDIRPRGQECRSGEPLLPAGTTVTERVLGLAAAAGYDRLTVHHRPSVELLVLGDELLAQGVPRGGRVRDALGPLLPPWLQACGAELIGHQLIADDLAALREAVHRSPADVVVTTGSTAAGPVDFLHDTLRAVGARLLVDSVAVRPGHPMLLAELPASADGRRRRLVGLPGNPLAAVAGMVTLAEPLLRHLGGHCAAEPFRLTAGSALPGHPRDTRLLPVFTAGQQVTPLPFDGPAMLRGLALADALAVVPPGGVPAGAAVDVMRLPSR from the coding sequence ATGACGGCATCCCGGACGGCCGACGGCACGGCACCGCACGAACCGCAGACCGAGCCCGGCTCGCTCCGGCCCGCCCGGGCCTGGGAACGTGCCCGCTCGATCGCCCGGTCCTGCGCGGGGCAGCCGCTTCCCGCGGTCCCCCGCACCCTCACCGACGCGTTGGGGCACGCGCTGGCCGAACCGCTCGTGGCCCTCACCGATCTGCCGGCGTTCGCGACGGCCGCGATGGACGGCTGGGCTGTGGCCGGACCGGGCCCCTGGCGGCTCGCCGGCGCCGGCGTCCTGGCCGGCCAGGAGCCCGAACCGCTCGGATGGGACTCGGCCGTCCCCATCGCCACCGGCGCCCCGGTGCCGGAGGGCGCGACCGCCGTACTGCGGCGCGAGCACGGTGCGGCGGACACCGAGCGTGCCATCCTCTACGACCGCTCTCCCGCGCCGGTGCCCGAAGGGCAGGACATCCGGCCGCGCGGCCAGGAGTGCCGCTCCGGCGAACCGCTGCTGCCGGCCGGCACCACCGTGACCGAGCGGGTGCTGGGCCTGGCTGCGGCGGCCGGGTACGACCGGCTGACGGTGCACCACCGTCCGAGCGTGGAACTGCTCGTCCTCGGCGACGAGTTGCTCGCCCAGGGGGTGCCGCGCGGCGGTCGGGTCCGTGACGCGCTCGGGCCACTGCTGCCGCCGTGGCTGCAGGCCTGCGGCGCCGAGCTGATCGGCCATCAACTGATCGCCGACGACCTCGCCGCGCTCCGGGAGGCCGTGCACCGTTCGCCCGCCGATGTCGTGGTCACCACCGGGAGCACCGCCGCCGGGCCGGTGGATTTCCTGCACGACACGCTCCGGGCGGTGGGCGCCCGGCTGCTGGTGGATTCCGTGGCCGTACGTCCCGGTCACCCCATGCTGCTCGCCGAGCTGCCGGCCAGCGCCGACGGCCGGAGGCGCCGGCTGGTCGGGCTGCCCGGGAATCCGCTCGCCGCGGTGGCCGGCATGGTCACCCTGGCCGAGCCGCTGCTGAGGCACCTCGGCGGGCACTGCGCAGCCGAGCCCTTCCGGCTGACGGCCGGCTCGGCGCTGCCGGGACATCCGCGCGACACCCGGCTGCTGCCGGTGTTCACGGCGGGGCAGCAGGTGACACCGCTGCCGTTCGACGGTCCGGCGATGCTGCGCGGCCTGGCCCTGGCGGACGCGCTCGCGGTGGTCCCGCCGGGCGGCGTGCCGGCCGGTGCCGCCGTCGACGTGATGCGGCTGCCCAGCCGGTGA